A region from the Desulfoglaeba alkanexedens ALDC genome encodes:
- the rfbD gene encoding dTDP-4-dehydrorhamnose reductase: protein MSEAEKRGVDSRRRIAVLGAGGMLGKMVVQKAPPAFDVLALTKAQADISDPSKTAEVLDQLSPGVVINCGAVTDVDGCERTPQTAESVNGMAPGNLAAWCLAAGALLVHVSTDFVFDGNKKTPYVESDPPNPLSAYGRSKLLGEERVAASGIKRYFIVRTSWLYGPWGRNFVDTMVRLLLDREVLSVVSDQVGSPTYTEDLAEAIFDLVRLDGDARRLGSRGGEGKDGAAVHGIYHFADRGACSRYELAERIAHELVRLGLPVKARKIRPIRTEDYPLPARRPAYSVLSTDKFRTVTGKSVPDWREALARYLESRFGGGASG from the coding sequence TTGTCGGAAGCGGAAAAAAGAGGCGTTGATTCTCGAAGAAGGATCGCCGTTTTGGGGGCGGGCGGGATGCTTGGGAAGATGGTGGTCCAGAAGGCTCCCCCGGCATTCGACGTTCTGGCCCTGACGAAAGCGCAGGCCGACATTTCGGACCCCTCGAAGACCGCGGAGGTGCTGGATCAGCTCAGCCCCGGAGTGGTGATCAACTGCGGAGCGGTCACCGACGTGGACGGATGCGAACGGACGCCCCAGACGGCCGAATCCGTGAACGGAATGGCGCCGGGGAACCTGGCTGCATGGTGCCTCGCCGCCGGAGCCCTCCTGGTCCATGTGTCCACCGATTTCGTTTTCGACGGAAACAAGAAAACGCCTTACGTGGAAAGCGATCCGCCGAATCCACTTTCGGCCTACGGACGCTCGAAGCTTTTGGGGGAAGAACGCGTTGCGGCAAGCGGCATCAAGCGGTATTTCATCGTCCGGACCAGTTGGCTCTACGGTCCGTGGGGCCGAAATTTCGTGGACACCATGGTCCGGCTGCTCCTGGATCGAGAGGTTTTGAGCGTTGTGTCCGACCAGGTGGGGTCTCCGACATATACCGAGGATCTGGCGGAAGCCATCTTCGATCTCGTCCGGTTGGACGGGGACGCCCGGCGGCTTGGATCCCGGGGCGGTGAGGGGAAAGATGGAGCGGCCGTCCATGGGATCTATCATTTCGCCGACCGGGGTGCCTGCAGCCGGTATGAATTGGCGGAACGGATCGCCCACGAACTGGTCCGGCTGGGCCTGCCGGTAAAGGCGCGGAAGATCCGGCCCATCCGGACGGAGGACTATCCTCTTCCGGCGAGGCGCCCGGCCTATTCGGTGCTTTCGACGGACAAGTTCCGGACCGTGACCGGAAAAAGCGTGCCGGACTGGCGGGAAGCCCTCGCGCGATATCTCGAGTCCCGGTTCGGAGGCGGTGCTTCCGGGTGA
- the rfbB gene encoding dTDP-glucose 4,6-dehydratase, giving the protein MKRTILVTGGCGFIGSNFVRAALERLAASRIINLDKLTYAGNLENVSDLNGHPRYRFVRGDICDAETVGRLFGDEGVDTVIHFAAESHVDRSIEGPEAFIRTNIFGTYVLLEAARKSWIEAARKRRPENPVFLHVSTDEVYGSLGPDGFFTENTPYDPRSPYSASKAASDHLVSAYHHTYGLPTVITNCSNNYGPYQFPEKLIPLMIINALEGRDLPVYGDGNNIRDWIHVQDHCEALLAVLAKGRPGETYNIGGNNERRNIEIVEAICDILDEKLGPLDAVRPRRSLIRFVKDRPGHDRRYAIDAGKVMRELGWAPRFSFEDGLRSTVDWYLQNRAWLQRIVDGTYRDDYDRMYGWRFEG; this is encoded by the coding sequence GTGAAACGCACCATTCTCGTCACCGGGGGATGTGGCTTCATCGGAAGCAACTTCGTGCGGGCCGCGCTGGAGCGGCTGGCCGCAAGCCGCATCATCAACCTGGACAAACTCACCTACGCCGGCAACCTGGAAAATGTGAGCGACCTGAATGGGCACCCGCGATACCGATTCGTCCGAGGCGACATCTGCGACGCTGAGACGGTCGGCCGGCTTTTCGGCGACGAGGGTGTGGACACGGTGATCCACTTTGCGGCCGAATCCCACGTGGATCGAAGCATCGAAGGGCCCGAGGCGTTCATCCGGACCAACATCTTCGGGACCTACGTGCTGCTCGAAGCGGCGCGGAAAAGCTGGATCGAAGCCGCCCGGAAGCGGCGTCCGGAAAACCCGGTCTTCCTTCACGTGAGTACCGACGAGGTCTACGGCTCGCTCGGCCCCGACGGGTTTTTCACCGAAAACACGCCCTACGATCCCCGTTCACCTTATTCGGCCAGCAAGGCCGCTTCCGACCACTTGGTGAGCGCCTATCACCACACCTATGGGCTGCCGACCGTTATCACCAACTGCTCCAACAATTACGGCCCTTACCAGTTTCCGGAAAAGCTCATCCCGCTCATGATCATCAACGCTCTGGAGGGTCGCGATCTTCCGGTTTACGGGGACGGGAACAACATCCGCGACTGGATTCATGTCCAGGATCATTGCGAGGCGTTACTCGCGGTCCTCGCCAAAGGCCGCCCGGGTGAGACTTACAACATCGGCGGAAACAACGAAAGGCGCAACATCGAAATCGTTGAGGCGATCTGCGACATTCTGGACGAAAAGCTCGGTCCGCTGGACGCTGTGCGGCCCCGGCGGTCGCTCATCCGCTTCGTCAAGGATCGACCGGGGCACGACCGGCGCTACGCCATCGACGCCGGGAAGGTTATGCGGGAGCTGGGTTGGGCGCCCAGGTTCAGCTTTGAAGACGGTCTTCGTTCCACAGTGGACTGGTACTTGCAAAACCGGGCCTGGCTTCAACGGATCGTGGACGGGACTTACCGGGATGACTACGACCGGATGTACGGCTGGCGTTTCGAAGGCTGA